In Planctomycetota bacterium, a genomic segment contains:
- the sdhB gene encoding succinate dehydrogenase iron-sulfur subunit, with protein sequence MIASNQAVQGRTVRFKIKRCDGPGKASYWQSFDVPIEPGSNIISCLQWIAAHPTTVDGEKTTPVVWDSGCLEEVCGACTMVINGRVRQSCSALIDVIAPGDGDVVTLEPMTKFPVIRDLWVDRERVFHNLKRVKAWVPIDGTYNLGSGPKEAPEKQGTRYVLSTCMSCGCCLEACPQFNLEEDEADWDTAFIGAHAISQARLFNEHETGKQLKGERLDALMGPGGVSDCGNAQNCVKVCPKHIPLTESISAMGRSVTLHAIASWFRR encoded by the coding sequence ATGATCGCATCGAACCAGGCCGTCCAGGGCCGCACCGTCCGCTTCAAGATCAAGCGGTGCGACGGACCCGGCAAGGCCAGCTACTGGCAGAGCTTCGACGTGCCCATCGAGCCGGGCTCGAACATCATCTCGTGCCTGCAGTGGATCGCCGCCCACCCGACGACCGTGGATGGCGAGAAGACGACGCCGGTCGTCTGGGATTCGGGCTGCCTCGAGGAGGTCTGCGGCGCTTGCACCATGGTCATCAACGGCCGCGTCCGCCAGTCGTGCTCGGCCCTCATCGACGTGATCGCGCCCGGGGACGGCGACGTCGTGACGCTCGAGCCCATGACCAAGTTCCCGGTCATTCGGGACCTGTGGGTCGACCGCGAGCGCGTGTTCCACAACCTCAAGCGGGTCAAGGCCTGGGTGCCCATCGACGGCACGTACAACCTGGGCTCGGGCCCCAAGGAGGCCCCCGAGAAGCAGGGCACCCGCTACGTCCTGTCGACGTGCATGTCCTGCGGCTGCTGCCTGGAGGCCTGCCCGCAATTCAACCTCGAGGAAGACGAGGCCGACTGGGACACCGCCTTCATCGGTGCCCACGCCATCAGCCAGGCGCGGCTCTTCAACGAGCACGAGACCGGCAAGCAGCTCAAGGGCGAGCGTCTCGACGCCCTCATGGGGCCGGGCGGCGTGAGCGACTGCGGCAACGCCCAGAACTGCGTCAAGGTCTGCCCCAAGCACATCCCGCTGACCGAGTCCATCTCCGCCATGGGCCGCTCGGTAACCCTCCACGCGATTGCGTCCTGGTTCCGGCGATAG
- a CDS encoding peroxiredoxin-like family protein codes for MRTALPISVAAIAAAGLLTACDQQAEESTGPTTPTQSSSQEAPVSQDAQTTSATTLSVSLEEQKAKSAGYLPDDVKVLYADGIQAVVDSGVVGQAKSVGDEAPGFSLANQSGEDVTLAGLLGEGPVVLLWYRGGWCPYCNLTLKAYQDRLDEINELGATLVAITPEVPDQSLSTAEKNELGFQVLSDPGNAVARAYGVVFELTEGVHANYEQAFGLHAHNGDESGELPLAATYVIDRDGAIRWAFLDADYRNRAEPQDVVDALGSLGG; via the coding sequence ATGAGAACCGCTTTGCCCATCTCGGTCGCTGCGATCGCCGCCGCCGGCCTGCTGACGGCCTGCGATCAGCAGGCCGAGGAATCCACCGGCCCCACCACGCCGACCCAGAGTTCTTCCCAGGAGGCCCCCGTGAGCCAGGACGCCCAGACCACATCCGCGACCACGCTGTCCGTCTCGCTCGAAGAGCAGAAGGCCAAGTCCGCCGGCTACCTGCCCGACGACGTCAAGGTCCTGTATGCCGACGGCATCCAAGCGGTCGTCGACTCGGGCGTCGTGGGCCAGGCCAAGAGCGTCGGCGATGAGGCCCCGGGCTTCTCGCTCGCGAATCAGAGCGGCGAGGACGTGACGCTTGCCGGGCTGCTCGGCGAAGGTCCCGTCGTCCTGCTGTGGTACCGTGGCGGCTGGTGCCCCTACTGCAATCTCACCCTGAAGGCCTACCAGGATCGCCTCGACGAGATCAACGAGCTCGGCGCGACGCTCGTGGCGATCACGCCGGAGGTGCCCGATCAGTCGCTGAGCACCGCCGAGAAGAACGAGCTGGGCTTCCAGGTGCTCAGCGATCCGGGCAACGCCGTCGCCCGTGCCTACGGGGTGGTCTTCGAGCTGACCGAGGGCGTGCACGCAAACTACGAGCAGGCCTTCGGCCTGCACGCGCACAACGGCGACGAGTCGGGCGAACTGCCTCTGGCGGCGACCTACGTCATCGACCGCGACGGCGCGATCCGCTGGGCGTTCCTCGATGCCGATTACCGGAACCGCGCCGAGCCGCAGGACGTCGTCGACGCGCTGGGCTCCCTCGGCGGGTGA